In Candidatus Rokuibacteriota bacterium, the genomic stretch GGCACAGCGGCTCGACGTACTGCTCGACCTGCGTGAGGCGCGCGAGGGCCGCCCGGTGGTGCTTGCCACGCTCGGCTTCGACCCGATGCACAATGAGGGCGCAATGGAAACGGGCACCCCCAAAGCCGCAGCGGCGTCGGGCGGCGGGCACGAGGGTCACGCCGGCGGCGCGATGGACGGCGAGGAGAAGCCCATCTTGAGAATCGACGTTGAACCCACATCGGGCTACGCGAAGAAGATTCCCGCGACGCTCAGCCGGCTGCCCGCGCCGCCGCCCGCCGGGGGGAAGCCGCGACGCATCGTGCTCGCCCACGACGGCAAAGGACACTGGACGATCAACGGTTGGCAGTTCGAGATGAACGCGACTCCGTTGACCGTGCGGCGCGGCGCCCGCGAGACGTGGCTGATCGAGAACAGCCGTGCGAGCATGCCGCACCCAATGCACATCCACGGCTTCCAGTTCCGCGTGCTCGAGCGACGCGGGACGCCCGCGCAGGTACGCGTCCTCGGCACCGACAGCAACGGCCTGTTGCCACAGGACCGCGGGCTGCTCGACACCGTGCTCGCGTGGCCGGGCGAGTCGGTGCGGATCGCGCTCGACTTCACGCATCCGTTCCCCGGCGACCAGACCTACATGTTCCACTGCCACAACCTCGAGCACGAGGACCTCGGGATGATGATCCAGTACGGCGTGAAGGCCTGACGACCTTGTGTTCCCCCCGAGGAAGGAGAAGCCCCATGAACCCAACGATCCTCGCCGTAGCCATGCTCGCGCTCGCGCCGGCCGCCGACCCGGCGCGCGCGCAGTCCGCTGACCCTGGGAGCCACCACTCCGGCGGGGCGCATGACGTGAAGAGCGGTACGGGAACCGGCATCGTGCAGAAGATCGACAGGAACAAGGGCACGGTGACGATCAAGCACGGCCCGCTGCCCGCGCTCGACATGCCCGGCATGACGATGACCTACCCGGTGAAGGACAAGGCGCAGCTCGCGGGGTTGAAGCCGCTGCAGAAGGTCGAGTTCGACCTCGGCTACGACGGCAAGAATTTCCTGATCATCCAGATCAAGTAGCCCTCGCTCCCTTGGCGAGGGCGTCCCGGCCTGCTCGGAGCTTCCCGACCGTCACCAGCGGCACTGAGGGCCGGTCTCAGCGGGAGCGTATGGGTACGAGGTGGATGACACGCGGAAGAATCGCCGCCGGCGTCGTGATTGTTGCACTTGCCGCGGGTATCTCTTGGTTTGTGGTGCCCAGGGAAGGAAGTCGGAACGTGGGTGTCAGCATCCCGGTGCTGTCGCCCGCCGGGCAGGCCGGAAAGTCCTCCTACGATCGAAGTTGCCTGGGATGTCACGGCGAGAACGCAGCAGGGAGTGCAACGGGACCACCCCTGGTCCACCGCGTTTACCATCCGGCGCATCACGCCGACATCGCCTTCGAGCTGGCGGTCCGGCGGGGAGTGCGCGCGCACCACTGGCGTTTTGGGGACATGCCCCCTCAGCCGATGCTACCCTCCCAAGAGCTGGCGCAGATAACCCGCTATATCCGCGAGCTACAGCAGGCGAACGGGATCTATTGACGAGGATCCTCCATGGGAATGCGCTGGTTTGAGGAATGGGCGGTGAACTTCTTCTCAGGGTTCTACCTTTGCTGGTACCTCCTCCCCCGACTACGAACCCTGATCGACGGCCCCCTGGCAGGAAGGGGCCTGGTCCTGGGCCCCGGAATCGGACGGGAGACAAGCTATACCGACAGGAGGACCACGACAGATGGCAGCCGTTCACCGATCCATTGTCCGGCCCGCGCTTCTCGGGGTGGTCGCGGCAGCGGGCACGTTCGGGCTGCTGGGGACCGTCTTCGCCTTGTGGGAGAATCCACTGTTCGTCCGGATGACCCCGGTAGGCGATCTCGAGATGGCGTTGCTCGCTTTGATGTCGGTTCTTACTGGCGTGTATGTGATGGTGAAGGTCCCGGCCTGTTCGACGGGTTCGGCAGGACTCGGCGGCGTTCTGGGGTTTCTGGGAATCGCGTGCCCGACCTGCAACAAGATTCTCATGCTGTTGTTCGGCGGCGAAGCGCTTCTGACGTACTACGAACCTGTCCGGATCTACGTTGCGGTCGCGGGGGCTTCGGTTCTCGCGGCGGCCGTCGTTCACCAGATGTGGCGGCGCCTTGTCGTGGTGGGACCCGCGCAATCGGATTGAGGCTGCCGGCCTCTGCGCGGTGGACCTGACGACCATTCGCGAGGGAGCTGTGGGAGCCGCGCAGGAGGTCGAAGTCGCGTTCCTGATGGCCGATCTGTCCGGTTTCACCGCGCTTACCGAGACGCACGGGGACATGCATGCAGCCATCGTCGCCATGCGGTATGCCGAGATCGCCCAGTCGGCCCTCGATTCCCGCGCCCGCCTTGTCGAGCGGGTCGGCGATCAAGTGCTGATCGTGGCCCCCGACGGGGCTAGCGCCGTGCGCACGGCGATGAGCGTGTTCGAGGCGATCGAGCGGGAACCGCTGCTCCCCTCGTTGCGCGCGGGCATCCATGGCGGCCGAGTCGTCGAGCAGGATGGGCGGTACTTCGGCAGGGCGCTGAATCTGAGGGCGCGCGTGACGGCGCATGCGAGAGCCGGCCAGATCCTGTGCACCGAGCGGGCGGCTGAGGAGCCCATTTCGGCCGAGAGTGTGGAGATCTGCCGATGCCTGTGCGTCCGGTGAAGGTGCTTGCGCAGGTCGCCGGTGGCATCGTGGAGGCCATCCGCGCTCGGCCGACGGCGTTCTGGATGGTTGTGCTCGGCGTCTTGATGCTCAGCCTGATTCTGCCAGTGGTGGTGCTCTCGGTGGCTCGGGGCCCGTTCAACCACTTGACGTTCAAGCTGGTGGGCGCGTCCCGCGCCGGCCAACGCCGAGCGGCGATCGCAGGAGCGTGACAAGAAATTGACAGGCGCGACGAGCCATGATATCGGGGAAGGTACCTGAGAGGGGTATATGAAGCGAGTGTTGATGATCGTCCTGCTGTGTATCGTGATGGCCGGGCTGGTCGCCTGTGCGGCGCATGGCGATCGCTGGCTCGGCGAGGAATCAACCGCCGCGGTTTCCCACGTGCTGGGCTGCGGCGTGCCCCTGGTGACGGCTGCCTTTGCGGCAGCTCTCCCGTTCCTGCCGCTGATGGGCAGGTTGGCGCCCCAGCCCGATCCACGGCGACCGCTCCGCCGGCCTGTCTTCTTCTTCCAGCCTCCCGAGTATTCCTCGTAGTCCTCTCCCTCGCCGCTGTCCCGCGTCCACCTCGGGACAGCCGGCGTGAGAGATCCGTCCAGCTTGATTCCTGAGTGACGAAGCGGCAGCGCTAGTCTCTGCACCTCCCGCGGAGGCCCGGATCATCGGGTGCTGGGACAGCGCGCTCCTGGTCGCACACGCGGCGCCAGCTCAGCCGTTCACAGAGGAGGCGTATCGATGCTCGTTCAGTGCGAGGTCAGACAGGTGCAGTGCCCGGTGTCCGGCCGGTGCGATCCCGAGGCGGCTTTTGTCTAGAGCGCTCGCCCTCCAGGCGCTCCTCATCACGATACTGGCGGCCAACGCGTGGTGGCTCGTCTTCGGCTCCGGGATGGGCCCGGCCGACTCGTTGCTGGCCGGCCAGGTGCTGCTGGCCGGGGTGGTCGGCGGAGCGGCTGTCGCGCTTTCCCGCGGCGCCCTGCTGGTCCTCGCGCCGTTGGCCGCGGTTGTCGCCGACTCCGTCAGGGGCGACGCGAGAGCTTCCGGAACCTTCCGGCGCCGGGCCGTGAGGGGGGCGGGGTTTATGGCGGGGTTTGCTGCCGCCTTCGTGGTGGTGATCAGGGGCACGCCCGGAGCCGCGGCCGGCCTGGTGCACAGATCCGACCGCGTCATCGACCTCGGCGCCGGGGCGGTGCTTCTGCTCTACGGCATGGGCGTAGTGGCCCGGCCGGCCAGGGGCTCCAAGAATGTCGGAGGTCGGCGGCACCGGCGGCGGTGGATCGGTCCGGCCAGATGTTGCGTTCTCGGGTCTGTCGTCGGGCTGCTCCTGGCTCATGAGCTCGATCCGCTGTACGACTCCGTATTCTTCCTCACGGGCAACGGCGTCGCCGCCTCTCATGCGCCGCTCACGGTGGCGGCGTTCACGCTCGGGCTGAGCCTCGTCGTGCTGAGCCTGACTGGCCTGGCGCTGATGCCGGTCGGCCATCCGATGGTCGGGGGCTGGAACTCGGGTGGGCTCAGCGTGGCCGGCGGGCTCGCGACGGCCGTGCTCGGAGCCGCGGTCCTGGCAGGCCGGTTCTCGGCGATCCGAGCGATGCTGCTGTCATGAGGCGCGGCAGCAGTCCGTTCCGCATGGTTCTGTTTTCGGCGCTGTTGGTCGGGTTCGGCGCGCTGCTCGGCCTGTCGATCCGCTCGTTCATCCAGCCGCGTATGGAGGGCATGACGATGACGGGTGGGCCGGGCGGCGGTACCCCGGGGATGCCGATGCCTTCCCCGGCGCCTGTTGCCGGGGTCCGGGCGGCCGATCTGGCGGCGGCCCATGCCGACGTCGAAGCGGGACGGTTCGTTCAGGCCATTCCGGTCTATGAACGGATCCTTCGAGAGGACCCGCACAACCTGGAAGCACTGATCCACCTCGGCGTGTCCCTGGCCGGCATCGGTCGCGTGGAGCAGGGGCTGGCGCAGCTGGATCGGGCGCTTGCCATGGACCCGGATAACCTCCACGCGCTCTGGAGCAAGGGGCAGACACTGTTCGACATCAAGGGCGATCATGCGGCTTCGATTCCCGTGTGGGAGCGGATCGCCTCGCTGATGCCCGACTCCCCAGACGGCGTCACCGCCCGCGGCTACGTGCTCCGGGCGCGGGAGCGGCTCAAGGGCTCGCAGGGCGCGCCACCTGCGAAGAAATCGCCATGAGCAAGAGCGAGGAACGGCGCATCAGGAAGGAGAAGAAGCTCCAGGAACGGCTCGCCGCCGGGCGCCGAAGAAGCGATGGACGGCTCGGACGGCACTGGAGTCTGTACGCGGCCCTTGGCCTGCTGGCCGCAGGAGGTGGCGCCCTTGTCGTGACGCAGGGGGTGACGGCCAAAGTCTACCCGCTCACCGGCATGCAGGACCACGTCGAGTCCTATCCGCCATGCCGGATCTGTGGCCAGGGGATTCCGGAGGCGATCCAGCGGCACATTCTGGAGCGTCGGGAGCCCGGGGAGCCGACGGATCGCCCCGGGATCCTGGTTCAATACAACTGCGCTTCATGCCCCGAGGTCGTGGCGAAGCTGACGCGAATCGTGGAGCGGTATCCGAGGGGCGTTTACTCTGCTCCGTATCCCCGGATGAGTCCGCGGATCGCGCTGGTACCGGGAGCTCATGGCTGAGGACTTCGTGATCCTTGCGGTGGATCTGGATGAGAGCCCTAAGGTCGCGGCCAGGTTTCGGACCAGCTGGTCACGGTGATCGCGGCGGTCGGTGCTTCTCTGGGAGTTGTCCGGCGCGGGCGACGCTGCGTCGCCGCGGGAGGTCATTGTGATGAGACCTGAGCGGTCGGTGATCTCGCGGTTCGTGAGGGTGATCGGCTGTCTTGGGCTCGCCGCCGCTCTCGTCGCGCCGGCGACGTCGCTGGCGGTCAGTGAGGAAGTCCGCAGCCTATTGCGGGAACTGTTCATCCAGGTGCCGTCACGCGAGGTCGGTGCGCCTCCGTTTGTGCTCCCTGATGTGAAGGGGGCGTCAGTCCGGCTTGCCGATTACAAGGGCCGGGCGGTAATGATCTATTTCTGGACCACCTACTGACCCCACTGCACGAGGGAGTTGCCCTCGATGAACGCGCTGTACGAGGAGTTCAAGGGACGTGGCTTCGTCCTCCTGCTCGTGAACATGGGAGAGGATCCCGAGATCGTTCGCCGCGCGGTGAAGGCACGGGGCTACAGCGCGCCCGTCGTGCTTGACTCGGACCGGGAGGTATCGGACGCCTACGTCGTTACCGCGACCCCGACGGTGTACATCCTGGACCGGCGCCTTCAGATCGTCGGGCGGGCGGTCGGCCGCCGAGACTGGGCCGGGGAGCCGGGTCGCCGGCTGATCGCTGCGCTCCTCAGGCCATGAACATCTCGCTGATCGTGGCTGCGGGTGCGGGGCTGCTGTCCTTCCTCTCTCCGTGCGTCCTGCCGCTCGTGTCGTCGTATTTAGCCTTTGTCGCAGGGGCATCCCTCGGCGACCCTCGGCGCCGGCCAAGCGGGGCGCGGCGGGGTGTGGTTGTGCTGACGCTCTGGGCTTCATCGTGGGGTTCTCTTTGATATTCGTCGCCATGGGTTCGGCCGTGAGTCTTGCCGGGGGGTGGCTGATCGCTTACCGGGGTCTCGTGCAGAAGATCGGTGGGATCTTGATCATCCTCTTCGGTTTGCACCTTATCGGAGTCCTGCGCATCCCCTTCCTCATGCGCCGGCTCCAGCTTCCGCTCTCGAGCAAGCCCGCGGGGGTCCTCGGGTCCGTCCTGACGCTCGCGGGGACGGCGCAGACGGTGGGCGACGGAAATGGCTGCTCGAGCGCCTGTGACCAGGGCTGACGGGCCACGAGGCGGGTGCGACCCGAAGTTGCCATGAGCACGCGCGCCTTGCGCCGGTGCCACGTAAAGGTCACCTCGCGCGGCGTGCGGCTCCTGGCGCTACTCGTGCTTCTCGGCGCGCCGGGTCCGGCAGTGGCGCACGGGATTCTCCTCGACTCGAAACCGAAGGCCGGGGAAACCACCCCGCTCGGAGTGTCTCTGGTCGAGCTGCGCTTCAACGTCCGGATCGAGCAGGGGCTGTCGAAGCTGCGGCTCACCGGACCATCCGGACAGGACGTGCCGCTCCTAGGAGGACCGGCGAAGTCGGCCGGCTTGGCGCAGCTCACGGCGGCTCCCCCGCCGCTCGCGCCGGGCCTCTACACGGTGCACTGGCGGATCTTCACGGCTGACGGGTACCTCACCTGAACAACCGGGGTCCACAGGGGGCGTGGCCTAGTCTTTTGTGCTGTGAGCATCCCGGTGGCCAGGACACGCCAATCCGAGCGAGGGCGACCGTCACTGACACCCTGGTGGCCGCTCGCATGGGGCGGCACGGCACCATGGTGGGGCCGATGCGCCCCGGCCGCACGCTGGGCGAGTCCTGGGCCGTCTCCCCTCTTTTCTTTGATTTCCCGTAGCTTACGGCGCGCTCATGATTCGAAGTAGCGTGGCACCCGCCTTGCTCTATACTTCGGATAAGGGATTTCATGTGGAACCGTGATCTTCTCGGGCCGTCGTGCAACAGGGCAGCGATAGTTGCCCTCGTCCTGCTCATGCTCGGCGCAGGTCTGTGCTGTGTCGGCCAGGACGGCATGGGCGATCAGGCGATGCCCCAGGATCTCTGCGCCCTTGTTCTCCTGGTTCCGGCGGTTATCCTGCCGCTAGCCGGACTCCTTCCTCACGGGCTCGCCGCGAGTCTCGGGCGGCCCGCGTTCGCCGTAGTTGCGCTCTCTGTCCCCAAGCCCCCTCCTCGTCGAAGCCGCTTCGCGTAGTTCCTGATCGTCTGATCTCGTCTCGCTGAGCCGTGGCGGGAGCTCTGCCGGCTCGCAGGGTTTCCTCCTGCGAGCGCGGAGGTGGGTCGTCCCGAGCCAGTGGCACGAGGTCACTCCGAGCACCCTGCAGTCCCGAGGAGGAGTCATGCAGCATCGGTCGTCCATTGGAGTGGTCGTTTTGGCAGGTGCCGCCATGCTCGCGAGCGTCACGGGTGCCGAGTCCCGCTCGCACGACGCCGGCAGCTCGCTCGTACCGCGCATCGTGGCGCGGGCGTTGCCCGCCGTCGTGAGCATCACGACGCGCCGGATCGACTACGACCAGTTCAACCAGCCGGCGTCGACTCGCGGGCTGGGCTCGGGCTTTCTCCTCGACCGTTCGGGGCACGTGTTGACGAACAATCATGTGGTCGAAGGAGCCGAGGAGATCAAGGTGGCGTTGACCGACGGGCGGGTCTTCCGGGCGGCCATGGTCGGGGCCGATCGGTTCAACGATCTGGCGGTCCTCAAGATCGAGGGCAGGGACCTCCCCGCGCTGCGGCTCGGGGCCTCGTCCAAGCTCGCCGTGGGCGAGACCGTCGTGGCGATCGGAAGCCCGCTCTGGATCGAGGGCGGGCCGACCGTGACGGCCGGCGTGGTGAGCGCACTTGGGCGAAGCATGGAGCAGCCCGGGCTGCCGATGCTCCACAACCTCATCCAGACCGATGCCGCCATCAATCCCGGCAACTCCGGCGGCCCCCTCTTGAATCTCAGGGGTGAGGTCGTCGGGATCAACACGGCGGTGATCGCCTCCGCCCACGGCATCGGGTTCGCCATGTCGACAAGCACCATCAAGCCGATCGTCGCGACGCTACTGGCCCACGGCCGGGTCGCGCGCGCCTCCCTCGGCGTCGTGGCCGTCAGCGTGACGCCTCAGGTAGCCTACGCCAATGAGCTGCCGATGGAGCGGGGCGCGCTCGTCGTCCGCGTCGAGCCGGGCGGAGGGGGTGAGGCCGCGGGACTTCAGGCCGGAGATGTCATCACCGCCATCTCCGGGAAGCCCGTCCGGGACCTGCATCAGCTTCACGAGGTGCTGTCGCGACGTCGCGTCGGCGAGGCCATCGAGATCTCGGTGTGGCGGGAGGGCCAGGCCCTGACGCTCCAGCCGGTCTTGAGGGAGGAGTCATGAGCTTCATGAAGCTGGTTGCTCGCGCCGCTCTCGCGGTGGTGCTGATCGCGGGGGTTGCACGAGTGTCGCCCGCGTGGCCCGCGGACGAGGAGATCGTGATTCGGGCGAACGCGATCGAGCCGCACGTATTCCGCGCGACGATGGGCCAG encodes the following:
- a CDS encoding copper resistance protein CopC is translated as MSTRALRRCHVKVTSRGVRLLALLVLLGAPGPAVAHGILLDSKPKAGETTPLGVSLVELRFNVRIEQGLSKLRLTGPSGQDVPLLGGPAKSAGLAQLTAAPPPLAPGLYTVHWRIFTADGYLT
- a CDS encoding copper-binding protein, encoding MNPTILAVAMLALAPAADPARAQSADPGSHHSGGAHDVKSGTGTGIVQKIDRNKGTVTIKHGPLPALDMPGMTMTYPVKDKAQLAGLKPLQKVEFDLGYDGKNFLIIQIK
- a CDS encoding trypsin-like peptidase domain-containing protein, which encodes MQHRSSIGVVVLAGAAMLASVTGAESRSHDAGSSLVPRIVARALPAVVSITTRRIDYDQFNQPASTRGLGSGFLLDRSGHVLTNNHVVEGAEEIKVALTDGRVFRAAMVGADRFNDLAVLKIEGRDLPALRLGASSKLAVGETVVAIGSPLWIEGGPTVTAGVVSALGRSMEQPGLPMLHNLIQTDAAINPGNSGGPLLNLRGEVVGINTAVIASAHGIGFAMSTSTIKPIVATLLAHGRVARASLGVVAVSVTPQVAYANELPMERGALVVRVEPGGGGEAAGLQAGDVITAISGKPVRDLHQLHEVLSRRRVGEAIEISVWREGQALTLQPVLREES
- a CDS encoding TlpA disulfide reductase family protein, which produces MRPERSVISRFVRVIGCLGLAAALVAPATSLAVSEEVRSLLRELFIQVPSREVGAPPFVLPDVKGASVRLADYKGRAVMIYFWTTYUPHCTRELPSMNALYEEFKGRGFVLLLVNMGEDPEIVRRAVKARGYSAPVVLDSDREVSDAYVVTATPTVYILDRRLQIVGRAVGRRDWAGEPGRRLIAALLRP
- a CDS encoding cytochrome c biogenesis protein CcdA → MRPAARVVVFSLCRRGIPRRPSAPAKRGAAGCGCADALGFIVGFSLIFVAMGSAVSLAGGWLIAYRGLVQKIGGILIILFGLHLIGVLRIPFLMRRLQLPLSSKPAGVLGSVLTLAGTAQTVGDGNGCSSACDQG
- a CDS encoding tetratricopeptide repeat protein, coding for MRRGSSPFRMVLFSALLVGFGALLGLSIRSFIQPRMEGMTMTGGPGGGTPGMPMPSPAPVAGVRAADLAAAHADVEAGRFVQAIPVYERILREDPHNLEALIHLGVSLAGIGRVEQGLAQLDRALAMDPDNLHALWSKGQTLFDIKGDHAASIPVWERIASLMPDSPDGVTARGYVLRARERLKGSQGAPPAKKSP
- a CDS encoding adenylate/guanylate cyclase domain-containing protein; amino-acid sequence: MDLTTIREGAVGAAQEVEVAFLMADLSGFTALTETHGDMHAAIVAMRYAEIAQSALDSRARLVERVGDQVLIVAPDGASAVRTAMSVFEAIEREPLLPSLRAGIHGGRVVEQDGRYFGRALNLRARVTAHARAGQILCTERAAEEPISAESVEICRCLCVR
- a CDS encoding cytochrome c; protein product: MGVSIPVLSPAGQAGKSSYDRSCLGCHGENAAGSATGPPLVHRVYHPAHHADIAFELAVRRGVRAHHWRFGDMPPQPMLPSQELAQITRYIRELQQANGIY